A single genomic interval of Sebastes umbrosus isolate fSebUmb1 chromosome 9, fSebUmb1.pri, whole genome shotgun sequence harbors:
- the LOC119493927 gene encoding protocadherin gamma-A11-like yields the protein MMGLRLSCFVFFLMWKAVNGDASFSFQEEMKRGSVIGNIAKGLNMDASKLSARNARVDAAGNRKRYCDINLSTGDLIVADRIDREELCGEKMSCVIKRDFVLENPLELHPFSLHIQDINDNSPQFKEDLINIEIRESAVRGARFVMEEAHDADVGQNSVQQYSLKKNDNFILAVDGNTIELVLEKELDREKQQEINLLLTALDGGSPQRSGTVVIHVTVLDANDNAPVFSQAVYKASLPENSPVDTVVVTVSATDADQGVNGDVTYEFGHVTDDVKRVFSIDRKSGKIKVNGPIDFETVATYDLRIKAKDGLGLSSYTKVTVDVTDVNDNIPVIYVKSLANPVPENVSPGTEVGIINVQDADSNNNQQVRCSIQQNVPFKLVPSIKNYYSLVTTGQLDRELVSDYNITISATDEGSPPLSSSKSVQLSVADINDNPPVFEEQSYSAYVSENNKPGSTLCSVTARDPDWRQNGTVIYSLLAGEVNGAPVSSYLSVNGDTGVIHAVRSFDYEQFRSFKVHVMARDNGSPPLSSNVTVSVFISDVNDNSPQILYPAPEGNSFMTELVPKAAHGGSMVSKVIAVDADSGQNAWLSYHIVKSTDPGLFTIGLHSGEIRTQRDISESDSMKQNLIVAVKDNGQPSLSATCSMYLLISDNLAEVPELKDISYDEKNSKLTSYLIIALVSVSTFFLTFIIIILGVRFCRRRKPRLLFDGAVAIPSAYLPPNYADVDGTGTLRSAYNYDAYLTTGSRTSDFKFVSSYNDNTLPADQTLRKSPSDFAEAFGDCDSSPEVGTCNI from the coding sequence ACGCGAGCTTTTCTTTCCAAGAGGAAATGAAGCGCGGATCCGTTATTGGGAATATAGCGAAGGGCCTTAACATGGACGCGAGTAAACTGTCTGCTCGGAATGCCCGCGTTGATGCTGCAGGGAACCGCAAACGTTATTGTGACATCAATCTCAGCACCGGAGATTTAATTGTGGCCGACAGGATCGACCGGGAGGAGCTTTGTGGAGAAAAGATGTCGTGTGTGATAAAACGCGATTTTGTTCTGGAGAATCCTCTGGAACTGCATCCGTTCAGTCTTCATATTCAAGATATTAATGATAACTCCCCACAATTTAAAGAAGACTTGATTAACATAGAAATTAGAGAGTCGGCAGTCAGGGGAGCTCGTTTTGTGATGGAGGAGGCGCACGATGCAGATGTAGGACAGAACTCAGTTCAGCAGTACAGCCTTAAAAAGAATGATAATTTCATTTTGGCTGTTGATGGAAACACGATAGAGCTTGTTCTAGAAAAGGAGCTTGATCGTGAAAAACAACAAGAGATTAATTTGCTCCTCACAGCTCTAGATGGAGGCTCTCCTCAGAGATCAGGTACTGTAGTCATACACGTCACTGTGCTGGATGCTAATGATAACGCCCCAGTGTTCAGCCAGGCCGTTTATAAAGCCAGTCTGCCTGAAAACTCTCCTGTAGATACTGTAGTGGTCACAGTGAGCGCTACTGACGCAGACCAGGGAGTCAATGGAGATGTAACATACGAATTTGGACATGTTACTGATGATGTGAAGAGAGTTTTTAGTATTGATCGTAAAAGTGGCAAAATCAAAGTTAATGGTCCGATTGACTTTGAAACTGTTGCAACATATGATTTACGCATTAAAGCAAAGGATGGATTAGGATTATCATCATACACAAAGGTAACCGTTGATGTCACAGATGTCAATGACAACATACCTGTAATCTATGTGAAATCTCTGGCAAATCCAGTACCTGAGAACGTGTCACCTGGTACAGAGGTGGGCATCATTAACGTGCAGGATGCAGATTCTAATAATAACCAACAGGTCCGCTGCTCCATTCAGCAAAACGTCCCTTTTAAGTTGGTTCCCTCTATTAAAAACTATTATTCTCTGGTGACCACAGGACAGCTGGACCGTGAACTAGTGTCTGATTACAACATTACAATCAGTGCCACTGACGAGGGCTCTccacctctgtcctcctctaaaAGTGTTCAGTTATCTGTAGCAGACATCAACGACAACCCACCTGTGTTTGAGGAACAGTCCTACAGCgcatatgtgagtgaaaataacaaacctGGCTCCACTTTATGTTCCGTTACTGCTCGGGACCCCGACTGGAGACAAAACGGTACAGTGATTTATTCTCTGTTAGCTGGTGAGGTGAACGGTGCCCCGGTGTCCTCCTATCTATCTGTTAACGGAGACACGGGGGTGATCCACGCTGTGAGGTCGTTTGATTATGAACAGTTCAGGAGTTTTAAAGTCCACGTGATGGCCAGAGACAACGGTTCTCCTCCGCTCAGCAGCAACGTGACCGTCAGTGTCTTCATATCGGATGTGAATGACAACTCTCCTCAGATACTGTACCCCGCCCCGGAGGGCAACTCCTTCATGACCGAGCTGGTCCCCAAAGCTGCACACGGAGGCTCTATGGTGTCCAAAGTGATAGCGGTGGACGCGGACTCCGGACAGAACGCCTGGCTGTCCTATCATATAGTCAAATCCACTGATCCGGGACTTTTCACTATCGGTCTCCACAGCGGAGAGATCAGGACACAGCGGGACATTTCTGAGTCTGACAGCATGAAACAGAACCTTATTGTGGCAGTGAAAGATAACGGacagccctctctctctgccacctgTTCCATGTATTTACTGATTTCTGATAACTTGGCTGAGGTGCCAGAACTGAAGGATATTTCTTATGATGAGAAGAACTCCAAACTGACCTCTTATCTGATCATCGCGCTAGTGTCTGTGTCCACCTTTTTTctgaccttcatcatcatcatcctgggTGTGAGGTTTTGTCGCAGGAGAAAGCCCAGACTGTTGTTTGATGGAGCAGTTGCCATCCCCAGCGCTTATCTCCCTCCTAATTACGCAGATGTTGACGGAACAGGAACTTTACGCAGCGCTTACAACTATGACGCCTACCTGACAACAGGTTCTAGAACCAGTGACTTTAAGTTCGTCAGTTCTTACAATGACAACACACTGCCTGCTGACCAGACTCTGAGGAAGAGTCCATCAGACTTTGCTGAGGCGTTTGGGGATTGTGATAGTTCTCCTGAGGTAGGCACATGTAACATATAA
- the LOC119493928 gene encoding protocadherin gamma-A11-like, giving the protein MMGLRLSCFVFFLMWKAVNGDASFSFQEEMKRGSVIGNIAKGLNLDASKLSARNARVDAAGNRKRFCDINLSTGDLIVADRIDREELCGEKMSCVIKRDLVLENPLELHPFSLHIQDINDNSPQFKEDLINIEIHELAGRGARFVMEEAHDADVGQNSVQQYSLKKNDNFILAVDGNTIELVLERELDREKQQEINLLLTALDGGSPQRSGTVVIHVTVLDANDNAPVFSQAVYKASLPENSPVDTVVVTVSATDADQGVNGDVTYEFGHVSEDVKRVFSIDRKSGKIKVNGPIDFETVATYDLRIKAKDGLGLSSYTKVTVDVTDVNDNIPVIYVKSLANPVPENVSPGTEVGIINVQDADSNNNQQVRCSIQQNVPFKLVPSIKNYYSLVTTGQLDRELVSDYNITISATDEGSPPLSSSKSVQLSVADINDNPPVFEEQSYSAYVSENNKPGSTLCSVTARDPDWRQNGTVIYSLLAGEVNGAPVSSYLSVNGDTGVIHAVRSFDYEQFRSFKVHVMARDNGSPPLSSNVTVSVFMSDVNDNSPQILYPAPEGNSFMTELVPKAAHGGSLVSKVIAVDADSGQNAWLSYHIVKSTDPGLFTIGLHSGEIRTQRDISESDSMKQNLIVAVKDNGQPSLSATCSMYLLISDNLAEVPELKDISYDEKNSKLTSYLIIALVSVSTFFLTFIIIIMGVRFCRRRKPRLLFDGAVAIPSAYLPPNYADVDGTGTLRSAYNYDAYLTTGSRTSDFKFVSSYNDNTLPADQTLRKSPSDFAEAFGDCDSSPEQVS; this is encoded by the exons ATGATGGGGCTCAGACTGAGCTGCTTCGTTTTCTTTCTGATGTGGAAAGCTGTGAATGGGGACGCGAGCTTTTCCTTCCAAGAGGAAATGAAGCGCGGATCCGTTATTGGGAATATAGCGAAGGGCCTTAACCTGGACGCGAGTAAACTGTCTGCTCGGAATGCCCGCGTTGATGCTGCAGGGAACCGCAAACGTTTTTGTGACATCAATCTCAGCACCGGAGATTTAATTGTGGCCGACAGGATCGACCGGGAGGAGCTTTGTGGAGAAAAGATGTCGTGTGTGATAAAACGCGATCTTGTTCTGGAGAATCCTCTGGAACTGCATCCGTTCAGTCTTCATATTCAAGATATTAATGATAACTCCCCACAATTTAAAGAAGACTTGATTAATATTGAGATTCACGAGTTGGCAGGGAGGGGAGCTCGTTTTGTGATGGAGGAGGCGCACGATGCGGATGTAGGACAGAACTCAGTTCAGCAGTACAGCCTTAAAAAGAATGATAATTTCATTTTGGCTGTTGACGGAAACACGATAGAGCTTGTTCTAGAAAGAGAGCTTGATCGTGAAAAACAACAAGAGATCAATTTGCTCCTTACAGCTCTAGATGGAGGCTCTCCTCAGAGATCAGGTACTGTAGTCATACACGTCACTGTACTGGATGCTAATGATAACGCCCCAGTGTTCAGCCAGGCCGTTTATAAAGCCAGTCTGCCTGAAAACTCTCCTGTAGATACTGTAGTGGTCACAGTGAGCGCTACTGACGCAGACCAGGGAGTCAATGGAGACGTCACTTATGAATTTGGACACGTTTCAGAGGATGTGAAGAGAGTTTTTAGTATTGATCGTAAAAGTGGCAAAATCAAAGTTAATGGTCCGATTGACTTTGAAACTGTTGCAACATATGATTTACGCATTAAAGCAAAGGATGGATTAGGATTATCATCATACACAAAGGTAACTGTTGATGTCACAGATGTGAATGACAACATACCTGTAATCTATGTGAAATCTCTGGCAAATCCAGTACCTGAGAACGTGTCACCTGGTACAGAGGTGGGCATCATTAACGTGCAGGATGCAGATTCTAATAATAACCAACAGGTCCGCTGCTCCATTCAGCAAAACGTCCCTTTCAAGTTGGTTCCTTCTATTAAAAACTATTATTCTCTGGTGACCACAGGACAACTGGACCGTGAACTAGTGTCTGATTACAACATTACAATCAGTGCCACTGACGAGGGCTCTccacctctgtcctcctctaaaAGTGTTCAGTTATCTGTAGCAGACATCAACGACAACCCACCTGTGTTTGAGGAACAGTCCTACAGCgcatatgtgagtgaaaataacaaacctGGCTCCACTTTATGTTCCGTTACTGCTCGAGACCCCGACTGGAGACAAAACGGTACAGTGATTTATTCTCTGTTAGCTGGTGAGGTGAACGGTGCCCCGGTGTCCTCCTATCTATCTGTTAACGGAGACACGGGGGTGATCCACGCTGTGAGGTCGTTTGATTATGAACAGTTCAGGAGTTTTAAAGTCCACGTGATGGCCAGAGACAACGGTTCTCCTCCGCTCAGCAGCAACGTGACCGTCAGTGTCTTCATGTCGGATGTGAATGACAACTCTCCTCAGATACTGTACCCCGCCCCGGAGGGCAACTCCTTCATGACCGAGCTGGTCCCCAAAGCTGCACACGGAGGCTCTCTGGTGTCCAAAGTGATAGCGGTGGACGCGGACTCCGGACAGAACGCCTGGCTGTCCTATCATATAGTGAAATCCACTGATCCGGGACTTTTCACCATCGGTCTCCACAGCGGAGAGATCAGGACACAGCGGGACATTTCTGAGTCTGACAGCATGAAACAGAACCTTATTGTGGCAGTGAAAGATAACGGacagccctctctctctgccacctgTTCCATGTATTTACTGATTTCTGATAACTTGGCTGAGGTGCCAGAACTGAAGGATATTTCTTATGACGAGAAGAACTCCAAACTGACCTCTTATCTGATCATCGCACTGGTGTCTGTGTCCACCTTTTTTctgaccttcatcatcatcatcatgggtGTGAGGTTTTGTCGCAGGAGAAAGCCCAGACTGTTGTTTGATGGAGCAGTTGCCATCCCCAGCGCTTATCTCCCTCCTAATTACGCAGATGTTGACGGAACAGGAACTTTACGCAGCGCTTACAATTATGACGCCTACCTGACTACAGGTTCTAGAACCAGTGACTTTAAGTTCGTCAGTTCTTACAATGACAACACACTGCCTGCTGACCAGACTCTGAGGAAGAGTCCATCAGACTTTGCTGAGGCGTTTGGGGATTGTGATAGTTCTCCTGAG CAGGTAAGCTGA
- the LOC119493921 gene encoding protocadherin gamma-A11-like, giving the protein MDLKMVACGFYFLLLFFHAAYGDISFSFPEEMKRGSVIGNVAKDLGLETGRLSNRRARIDTDGTDERYCDINVNNGELIVADRIDREGLCGEKASCVLKHELVLENPLELHRISLHIQDINDNSPQFKEDLINIEIHELAGRGARFVMEEAHDADVGQNSVQQYSLKKNDNFILAVDGNTIELVLEKELDREKQQEINLLLTALDGGSPQRSGTVVIHVTVLDANDNAPVFSQAVYKASLPENSPVDTVVVTVSATDADQGVNGDVTYEFGHVTDDVKKIFSIDRKVGEIRVKGAVDYETMTSFEIRVKAKDGLGLSSYAKVIISITDVNDNAPVVNLKSLTNPIPENVSPGTEVGIINVQDRDSENNRQVRCSIQQNVPFKLVPSIKNYYSLVTTGQLDRELVSDYNITISATDEGSPPLSSSKTVQLSVADINDNPPVFEEQSYSAYVSENNKPGSTLCSVTARDPDWRQNGTVIYSLLAGEVNGAPVSSYLSVNGDTGVIHAVRSFDYEQFRSFKVHVMARDNGSPPLSSNVTVSVFISDVNDNSPQILYPAPEGNSFMTELVPKAAHGGSLVSKVIAVDADSGQNAWLSYHIVKSTDPGLFTIGLHSGEIRTQRDISESDSMKQNLIVAVKDNGQPSLSATCSMYLLISDNLAEVPELKDISYDEKNSKLTSYLIIALVSVSTFFLTFIIIILGVRFCRRRKPRLLFDGAVAIPSAYLPPNYADVDGTGTLRSAYNYDAYLTTGSRTSDFKFVSSYNDNTLPADQTLRKSPSDFAEAFGDCDSSPEVGSCYIYAVPDV; this is encoded by the coding sequence ATGGATTTAAAAATGGTCGCTTGTGGCTTCtatttcctccttctcttttttcatGCTGCATATGGAGACATTAGCTTTTCTTTTCCAGAGGAGATGAAACGAGGATCAGTTATTGGAAATGTGGCCAAAGATCTCGGGCTGGAGACGGGCAGACTCTCTAACAGAAGAGCCCGCATTGACACCGACGGGACTGATGAACGTTACTGTGACATAAACGTGAATAACGGAGAGCTGATTGTTGCTGACAGGATTGACCGAGAGGGGCTTTGTGGAGAAAAGGCTTCGTGCGTCCTGAAACACGAGCTAGTGCTGGAGAATCCTCTCGAGCTGCATCGGATCAGTCTTCACATTCAAGATATTAATGATAACTCCCCACAATTTAAGGAAGACCTGATTAATATAGAGATTCACGAGTTGGCAGGGAGGGGAGCTCGTTTTGTGATGGAGGAGGCGCATGATGCGGATGTAGGACAGAATTCAGTTCAGCAGTACAGCCTTAAGAAGAATGATAATTTCATTTTGGCTGTTGATGGAAACACAATCGAGCTTGTTCTAGAAAAAGAGCTTGATCGTGAAAAACAACAAGAGATCAATTTGCTCCTTACAGCTCTAGATGGAGGCTCTCCTCAGAGATCAGGTACTGTAGTCATACACGTCACTGTACTGGATGCTAATGATAACGCCCCAGTGTTCAGCCAGGCCGTTTATAAAGCCAGTCTGCCTGAAAACTCTCCTGTAGATACTGTAGTGGTCACAGTGAGCGCTACTGATGCAGACCAGGGAGTCAACGGAGATGTAACATACGAATTTGGACACGTTACTGATGATGTGAAGAAGATATTTAGTATTGACCGTAAAGTGGGGGAAATACGAGTGAAAGGCGCTGTTGATTATGAAACTATGACATCATTTGAAATACGCGTTAAAGCAAAAGATGGGTTAGGGCTGTCATCTTATGCTAAGGTAATAATTTCTATCACTGATGTGAATGACAACGCCCCTGTAGTCAATCTGAAATCACTGACTAACCCCATACCTGAGAACGTGTCACCTGGTACAGAGGTGGGCATCATTAACGTGCAGGATAGAGACTCTGAGAATAACAGACAGGTCCGCTGCTCCATTCAGCAAAACGTCCCTTTTAAGTTGGTTCCTTCTATTAAAAACTATTATTCTCTGGTGACCACAGGACAACTGGACCGTGAACTAGTGTCTGATTACAACATTACAATCAGTGCCACTGACGAGGGCTCTccacctctgtcctcctctaaaACTGTTCAGTTATCTGTAGCAGACATCAACGACAACCCACCTGTGTTTGAGGAACAGTCCTACAGCgcatatgtgagtgaaaataacaaacctGGCTCCACTTTATGTTCCGTTACTGCTCGAGACCCCGACTGGAGACAAAACGGTACAGTGATTTATTCTCTGTTAGCCGGTGAGGTGAACGGTGCCCCGGTGTCCTCCTATCTATCTGTTAACGGAGACACGGGGGTGATCCACGCTGTGAGGTCGTTTGATTATGAACAGTTCAGGAGTTTTAAAGTCCACGTGATGGCCAGAGACAACGGTTCTCCTCCGCTCAGCAGCAACGTGACCGTCAGTGTCTTCATATCGGATGTGAATGACAACTCTCCTCAGATACTGTACCCCGCCCCGGAGGGCAACTCCTTCATGACCGAGCTGGTCCCCAAAGCTGCACACGGAGGCTCTCTGGTGTCCAAAGTGATAGCAGTTGATGCGGACTCCGGACAGAACGCCTGGCTGTCCTATCATATAGTCAAATCCACTGATCCGGGACTTTTCACTATTGGTCTCCACAGCGGAGAGATCAGGACACAGCGGGACATTTCTGAGTCTGACAGCATGAAACAGAACCTTATTGTGGCAGTGAAAGATAACGGacagccctctctctctgccacctgTTCCATGTATTTACTGATTTCTGATAACTTGGCTGAGGTGCCAGAACTGAAGGATATTTCTTATGATGAGAAGAACTCCAAACTGACCTCTTATCTGATCATCGCGCTGGTGTCTGTGTCCACCTTTTTTctgaccttcatcatcatcatcctgggTGTGAGGTTTTGTCGCAGGAGAAAGCCCAGACTGTTGTTTGATGGAGCAGTTGCCATCCCCAGCGCTTATCTCCCTCCTAATTACGCAGATGTTGACGGAACAGGAACTTTACGCAGCGCTTACAACTATGACGCCTACCTGACAACAGGTTCTAGAACCAGTGACTTTAAGTTCGTCAGTTCTTACAATGACAACACACTGCCTGCTGACCAGACTCTGAGGAAGAGTCCTTCAGACTTTGCTGAAGCGTTTGGGGATTGTGATAGTTCTCCTGAGGTAGGCTCATGCTACATATATGCTGTCCCAGATGTGTGA
- the LOC119493903 gene encoding protocadherin beta-7 has product MSTAHLFPKTCLIMDQRTNLKWWLRFFLFCLLFGVSFGEVRYVLPEEMQRGSVIGNVARDLGLTATELGARRARVVAEGTRQLCELDTASGNLLISQRIDREELCAQASVCILQYQLLLEDPLQAYSLVLDIADINDNSPVFAAGEIQLDLVESTVLGRRFPLESAHDPDLGTNSVREYKLSPNEHFALEIGTQINGNAYPELVLKKALDREAQAEHVLKINGIDGGNPVRSGTASIHIRVLDANDNVPVFSQRVYKASVPENSAIGTVIATLNATDPDEGIYGEITYSFSYMSDKMGGVIEINPQSGEVRLAGVIDYEEASTHELDVQAKDGGGQASHCKLIIDVTDVNDNKPIIEIKSASANVAEDSKPGTMVALINIYDLDTGSSGRVECTIPDNVPFKFVSEVKNYYMLVTDGMLDRELQPEYNITVTATDAGSPSLSSVKVLTIVVKDINDNPPTFTQSEYNANILENQPVGTFVMKVKAEDTDDGSNAKILYQISDVSNFLTINSDTGELFTSRLFDYEQSVHFQIKVTARDGGDPPLSTTCTVNAFIKDQNDNAPIVLYPVQTTGFIAEDMVPYEAPRGYLVTKVVAVDADSGHNAWLSYRIIRATQPNLFVVGLHTGEIRTVRAFMEDDEPKQTVVVSVTDNGPESLSATATVSVVIGDGLPVLNELFEFTDESQDTDNLTFYLIIALISVSSLFILLIIGVFYFKLCRRSYVYRSTTASLPVFPTTYYPPSFTDMSRCGTLLKDERYDSFLTTGSWRGDFRFGSSTDTDTLKQRSAAYQKNTLRRTSADRASLKVRAGAPHPCYVIK; this is encoded by the coding sequence ATGTCGACAGCACATCTGTTTCCGAAAACATGTTTGATAATGGATCAGCGAACGAACTTAAAATGGTGGCTGCgctttttcttgttttgccTCCTTTTTGGCGTTTCGTTTGGAGAGGTCCGTTACGTTCTTCCAGAGGAGATGCAGCGGGGCTCGGTTATCGGGAATGTTGCGCGGGATCTGGGGCTGACAGCGACGGAGCTCGGTGCTCGTCGAGCCCGTGTTGTTGCTGAAGGAACCCGCCAGCTGTGTGAACTGGACACTGCGTCAGGCAATCTTTTGATCAGCCAGCGGATAGACCGAGAGGAGCTCTGCGCGCAAGCCAGTGTCTGCATCCTACAGTACCAGCTCTTGCTCGAAGATCCCCTTCAAGCTTACAGCTTAGTGTTGGACATTGCAGATATAAATGACAACAGCCCAGTGTTCGCTGCAGGAGAGATACAACTAGATTTAGTCGAGTCCACAGTTCTGGGGAGGCGCTTTCCCTTGGAGAGCGCGCATGACCCCGATCTGGGAACCAACTCAGTCCGTGAATATAAACTGAGCCCGAATGAACATTTTGCACTGGAAATTGGTACCCAAATAAACGGCAACGCCTATCCAGAACTAGTTCTTAAAAAGGCCTTGGACCGGGAGGCACAAGCTGAACATGTACTGAAAATCAATGGAATCGACGGGGGAAATCCAGTCAGATCAGGAACTGCATCTATTCATATCCGTGTTTTGGACGCCAATGACAATGTCCCTGTTTTTAGCCAACGAGTCTACAAGGCCTCTGTGCCAGAGAACTCTGCCATAGGGACTGTCATAGCAACACTGAATGCCACAGACCCAGATGAGGGTATTTATGGAGAGATAACATACTCTTTCAGTTACATGTCAGACAAGATGGGTGGAGTTATTGAAATCAACCCTCAGAGTGGAGAAGTTCGGCTGGCAGGTGTCATTGACTATGAAGAGGCCAGTACGCACGAGCTGGATGTCCAGGCTAAAGATGGGGGCGGCCAGGCGTCTCACTGTAAACTTATAATTGACGTCACTGACGTAAATGACAATAAACcaataatagaaataaagtcTGCCTCTGCTAACGTGGCTGAAGACTCCAAACCAGGAACTATGGTCGCTCTGATTAATATCTATGACCTGGACACAGGAAGCAGTGGGCGTGTCGAGTGCACAATCCCAGACAATGTTCCATTTAAGTTTGTATCAGAGGTGAAAAACTATTACATGTTAGTGACTGACGGGATGCTAGACAGAGAGCTTCAACCCGAGTATAACATCACAGTCACTGCCACCGATGCTGGGTCCCCCTCACTCTCCAGTGTAAAAGTTCTAACAATCGTGGTCAAGGATATAAACGACAACCCTCCGACTTTTACGCAGAGCGAGTACAATGCCAACATCTTGGAGAACCAACCCGTTGGCACGTTTGtgatgaaagtgaaagcagaggACACTGACGACGGATCTAACGCTAAAATACTGTACCAAATATCTGATGTGTCCAACTTCCTCACCATCAACTCAGACACTGGCGAGCTCTTCACATCGCGCCTCTTTGACTACGAACAGTCTGTTCACTTCCAAATTAAGGTGACAGCTCGAGATGGAGGCGACCCTCCACTCTCCACCACCTGCACTGTTAACGCGTTTATTAAGGACCAAAATGACAATGCACCCATTGTCCTGTATCCCGTCCAAACCACCGGGTTCATTGCTGAGGACATGGTGCCATATGAAGCGCCCAGAGGTTACCTGGTTACTAAGGTGGTAGCTGTGGACGCCGACTCTGGCCACAACGCCTGGCTCTCCTACAGAATAATCAGAGCAACGCAGCCTAACCTGTTCGTGGTCGGTCTGCATACGGGAGAAATCAGAACAGTGCGAGCATTCATGGAGGACGATGAACCGAAACAAACTGTTGTCGTTTCAGTGACAGATAACGGGCCTGAATCTCTGTCCGCCACCGCTACAGTCAGCGTGGTGATTGGAGACGGGCTGCCGGTTTTAAACGAGCTCTTTGAGTTTACAGATGAGTCACAGGACACTGATAACTTAACCTTCTATTTGATCATTGCCCTGATATCCGTGTCCTCTCTGTTCATCCTTTTAATCATTGGAGTGTTTTATTTTAAGCTCTGCAGGCGTAGTTATGTTTACCGTTCAACCACCGCTAGTCTCCCCGTGTTCCCCACCACCTACTACCCACCTAGTTTCACAGACATGAGCCGCTGCGGGACTCTGCTCAAAGATGAGCGCTACGACTCCTTCTTGACCACAGGCTCGTGGAGAGGCGATTTTCGTTTCGGCTCGAGCACAGACACCGACACACTGAAGCAAAGAAGCGCAGCCTATCAAAAAAACACGCTCAGGCGCACGAGTGCAGACAGAGCTAGTTTAAAGGTGAGGGCAGGTGCACCTCATCCTTGTTACGTAATCAAATGA